Proteins from a genomic interval of Polaribacter sejongensis:
- a CDS encoding cystathionine gamma-synthase gives MTNTFLKMKFNTKTIHGGQKPEETTGAVMPPVFLTSTFAKTSPTEHKGFEYSRGGNPTRAALENSLASLENGTHGFAFASGLAAIDAVLRLLNPGDEIIAGDDLYGGSYRMFTKLFQKYGLEFSFVNMDDVTNITDAITENTKLVWIETPTNPLMKIADIKAISSAVKDVDSTILIGVDNTFATPYLQQPLDLGTDIVMHSATKYLGGHSDLIMGALVVKDKKLAEDIHFIQSAAGAIAGPMDSFLALRGIKTLHIRMQRHCENGIAVAKFLEKHPKVSQVYYPGLEKHPNYELAKSQMNGFGGMVSFRLKEETQEAAYAFLENTKIFTLAESLGGVESLSNHPITMSHGSMPEEQKQRVGITNSLIRLSVGIEDIEDILADLEQALKA, from the coding sequence AGGTCAAAAACCAGAAGAAACTACTGGAGCAGTAATGCCTCCAGTTTTTTTAACATCTACTTTTGCAAAAACGAGTCCTACAGAACATAAAGGATTCGAATACTCAAGAGGAGGAAACCCAACAAGAGCTGCTTTAGAAAATAGTTTAGCATCTTTAGAAAATGGAACACACGGATTTGCATTTGCATCTGGTTTGGCAGCAATAGATGCTGTTTTGCGTTTATTAAATCCGGGTGATGAAATTATTGCAGGAGACGATTTGTATGGAGGAAGTTATAGAATGTTTACCAAATTATTTCAAAAATACGGGTTAGAGTTTTCTTTTGTAAACATGGACGATGTTACAAACATTACAGATGCCATTACAGAAAATACAAAACTAGTTTGGATAGAAACACCTACAAATCCGTTGATGAAAATTGCCGATATAAAAGCAATTTCATCAGCTGTAAAAGATGTTGATTCAACTATTTTAATAGGGGTAGATAATACCTTTGCAACACCTTACTTACAGCAACCTTTAGACTTAGGAACAGATATTGTAATGCATTCTGCTACAAAATATTTAGGTGGTCATAGTGATTTAATTATGGGAGCTTTGGTTGTAAAAGATAAAAAGTTGGCAGAAGACATTCATTTTATTCAATCTGCAGCAGGAGCAATTGCTGGTCCGATGGATTCTTTTTTAGCATTAAGAGGTATAAAAACCTTACATATAAGAATGCAACGTCATTGCGAAAACGGAATTGCAGTAGCTAAATTTCTAGAAAAGCATCCGAAAGTTAGTCAAGTTTATTATCCTGGTTTAGAAAAGCATCCAAATTATGAATTGGCAAAAAGTCAAATGAACGGTTTTGGCGGAATGGTATCTTTCCGATTAAAAGAGGAGACACAAGAAGCAGCGTATGCATTTTTAGAAAATACTAAAATATTTACGTTGGCAGAATCTTTAGGTGGCGTAGAGAGTTTATCTAATCATCCAATAACAATGTCTCATGGTTCTATGCCAGAAGAACAAAAACAAAGAGTGGGAATTACAAATTCTTTAATTCGTTTAAGTGTTGGTATAGAAGATATAGAAGATATACTTGCTGATTTAGAACAAGCATTAAAAGCATAA
- a CDS encoding Ig-like domain-containing protein: protein MRHFFKFIFFSISILILTNCARTGNPEGGPKDEDAPLFVTSTPAYETINFDAKEIELNFNEYIKLKDLNTQLIVSPPLKTPLLVTPQSTASKFLNIEILDTLTKNTTYIINFGNAIEDNNEGNKLENFKYVFSTGKYIDSLSTSGAIKDASSDEIQKNINVLLYKIDSSFTDSIVFKNKPNYVANSLDTSLFNLTNLKEGKYLMIALKESINDYLFNPKEDKIGFFTDTITLPRDSIIKKPIILFKETQPYSFKRGKEITRGKIEFGYEGEIKDLKVQIISDTPDDFKSVSKLQMDKDTLNYWYKPFEADSLNFIVTNDRFIDTVTVKLRKKKTDSLILSSSVSGTLQLRDTFFIKGNNPLVKIDTSKITLIDKDTLSVPFVSIISNIENKIAFVFDKEPQQKYAFKMMPDAISDIFEQKNDTLNYKFTTKEIEDYGRITMDIVNETSNHLIIELLEGKNKDKLIERRFISGSGQIRYNLLEPKTYFIRAIIDENKNNKWDTGNYLLKQQPESIIYYPQELKLRANYYLDGNVFTVKNPE, encoded by the coding sequence GTGAGACACTTTTTTAAATTTATTTTTTTTAGCATTTCAATTCTAATTTTAACCAACTGCGCAAGAACAGGAAACCCTGAAGGTGGCCCGAAAGATGAAGATGCACCTTTGTTTGTTACTTCTACACCTGCGTATGAAACTATTAATTTTGATGCAAAAGAAATAGAACTTAACTTTAATGAATACATAAAATTAAAGGATCTAAACACACAACTTATTGTTTCTCCTCCTTTAAAAACACCTTTATTGGTTACACCACAAAGTACAGCCAGTAAATTTTTAAATATAGAAATTCTAGATACTTTAACTAAAAACACTACTTATATTATAAACTTTGGTAACGCTATTGAAGACAATAATGAAGGAAATAAGTTAGAAAACTTTAAATATGTTTTTTCTACCGGAAAATATATAGATTCACTTTCTACTTCTGGAGCAATTAAAGATGCTTCCTCAGACGAAATTCAGAAAAACATTAATGTTCTTTTGTATAAAATTGATAGTTCTTTTACAGATTCTATTGTTTTTAAAAACAAACCGAATTATGTAGCAAACTCTTTAGATACTTCACTTTTTAATCTTACTAACTTAAAAGAAGGTAAGTATTTAATGATTGCATTAAAAGAATCTATTAATGATTACCTTTTTAATCCTAAAGAAGATAAAATAGGTTTTTTTACAGATACCATAACTTTACCTAGAGATAGTATTATAAAAAAACCAATAATATTGTTTAAAGAAACTCAACCTTATTCATTTAAACGTGGAAAAGAAATTACGAGAGGTAAGATTGAATTTGGTTATGAAGGTGAAATAAAAGATTTAAAAGTTCAAATTATTTCTGATACTCCGGATGATTTTAAAAGTGTTTCTAAACTTCAAATGGATAAAGACACACTAAATTACTGGTACAAACCTTTTGAAGCAGATTCTTTAAATTTTATAGTTACAAACGATAGGTTTATAGATACGGTTACGGTAAAACTTCGTAAGAAAAAAACAGACTCATTAATTTTAAGCTCTTCTGTAAGTGGAACATTACAACTTAGAGATACTTTTTTTATAAAAGGAAATAACCCGCTTGTAAAAATTGATACGAGCAAGATTACCTTGATAGATAAAGATACATTGTCAGTTCCTTTTGTTAGTATTATTTCTAACATAGAAAATAAAATAGCCTTTGTTTTTGATAAAGAACCACAACAGAAATATGCTTTTAAGATGATGCCAGACGCTATTTCTGATATCTTTGAACAAAAAAATGATACCTTAAATTATAAATTTACTACAAAAGAAATTGAAGATTACGGAAGAATTACCATGGATATTGTAAACGAAACTTCTAATCATTTAATTATTGAACTTTTAGAAGGAAAAAACAAAGACAAACTTATAGAAAGACGTTTTATTTCAGGTTCTGGTCAAATACGATACAATCTATTAGAACCAAAAACCTATTTTATTAGAGCCATTATTGATGAAAATAAAAACAATAAATGGGACACTGGTAATTACTTGCTAAAACAACAACCAGAAAGCATTATTTATTATCCTCAGGAATTAAAATTACGTGCAAACTACTACTTAGACGGAAATGTGTTTACTGTTAAGAATCCTGAATAA
- a CDS encoding ComF family protein, translated as MRILKDLFNLFYPKLCANCDNQLIKNENAICTFCRHDLPLTNFTNYSENKITKTFYGRITIEKAYSLLFYRKIGITKKLIHELKYKGNEEVGVFFGNWLGEMLIENNEFSAIDVIVPVPLHPKKRRERGYNQVSKFGKALSNHLEKPFVEDILLRTSTSKTQTFKARFERFNNNDTKFQLSNVAALKNKHILLIDDVITTGATLEACAKELQKTEGVKISILTMAYTE; from the coding sequence ATGCGAATTTTAAAAGACTTATTCAATCTTTTTTACCCTAAATTATGTGCAAATTGCGATAATCAACTCATTAAGAATGAAAATGCAATATGTACATTTTGCAGGCACGACTTACCTTTAACTAATTTTACAAACTATTCTGAAAATAAAATAACTAAAACATTCTATGGAAGAATTACCATAGAAAAAGCATATTCTTTATTATTTTACAGAAAAATAGGGATTACCAAAAAATTAATTCACGAATTAAAATACAAAGGAAATGAAGAAGTTGGTGTCTTTTTCGGAAATTGGTTGGGAGAAATGTTAATAGAAAATAATGAATTTTCTGCTATTGACGTTATTGTTCCAGTTCCGTTACATCCTAAAAAACGAAGGGAAAGAGGTTATAATCAAGTTTCAAAATTTGGTAAGGCCTTGAGTAATCATCTAGAAAAACCCTTTGTAGAAGATATTTTATTAAGAACCTCTACTTCAAAAACTCAAACTTTTAAGGCTCGTTTTGAGCGTTTTAATAATAACGACACCAAATTTCAGTTATCTAATGTAGCAGCCTTAAAAAACAAACACATTTTACTAATTGATGATGTTATTACAACTGGCGCAACCCTAGAAGCATGTGCAAAAGAACTGCAAAAAACCGAAGGTGTAAAAATTAGTATTTTAACAATGGCATACACCGAATAA
- a CDS encoding class I SAM-dependent methyltransferase translates to MNNRINFLKESIKNLKTLGTVTPSSRFLAERMLKKIDFSKVEVLVEFGPGNGAITKLILEKLPINATLICFEINDCFYNELSEIKNKQLIVVKSSAEKIEEELKKLNLNKTCHIISSLPLTIIPEEVTDEILEKSFHALADNGTFIQFQYSLTYFKKLKNVFNESISLGFEPLNFPPAFVYHCKKVG, encoded by the coding sequence TTGAACAACAGAATAAATTTTTTAAAAGAGTCAATTAAGAACTTAAAGACCTTAGGAACCGTTACACCGAGTTCTCGATTTTTGGCAGAAAGAATGTTAAAGAAAATAGATTTTTCTAAAGTAGAAGTTTTAGTAGAATTTGGTCCTGGAAACGGAGCGATAACCAAACTTATTTTAGAGAAGTTGCCCATTAATGCAACTCTAATTTGTTTTGAAATTAATGATTGTTTTTACAATGAACTATCCGAAATAAAAAATAAGCAACTAATTGTTGTAAAATCATCTGCAGAAAAAATTGAAGAAGAACTGAAAAAACTCAACTTAAATAAAACGTGTCACATTATTTCTAGTTTGCCTTTAACGATCATTCCGGAGGAAGTTACAGATGAAATTTTAGAAAAATCTTTTCATGCTTTAGCAGATAATGGAACCTTTATTCAGTTTCAGTATAGTTTAACATATTTTAAAAAACTTAAAAATGTGTTTAATGAATCTATATCTTTAGGTTTTGAGCCCTTAAATTTTCCTCCAGCTTTTGTTTATCATTGTAAAAAAGTAGGTTAA
- a CDS encoding DUF2569 family protein — translation MLKSLFTVVFSFLFISLNFAQIKKTSTPNWVEIQTYASEPNIDLDEVTQGTLILLYDQQTQVDSEENYFKVVTKITENVGIQEASSINISFDPSYQNLSFHEIDIIRNGQTISKLNSSEFQTIRQELDAENYIYDGSLSAVTHISDVRVGDIIAYSFTRKGYNPIHKNYFAEYYNLDNSHPIGKINIKINSKNKLEVKSFKNQLKFKETFNNNKYTYSLLEENISATHFEDNTPSWFLDANFIEIGNYKSWENLIDWGVQLFKVKDNLSTSLLKKIKEIDKENNTKGQKIEATLRFVQDEVRYLGLENGISAYKPSSPNKVYNQRFGDCKDKSLLLVTMLNQMNIEAYPVLVSTYLKKTVTNLLPNPAHFNHCVVKVIDGNEGERWYDPTITNQGGTFNKVVFPDYRFGLVLKKGNKGFEEIFPFAENTIDITDNYILEEVGKGAILKITSVYSEAEADNIRFYFKNNSIINIQKEFEKFYSDYHANIKSLGKPEYTDNLKTNTFTINETYKIDSIWQPSYMENQIGVDFTPYTITNVLSMPSKIERETPFELSYPITRSHTINVELPEEWNVDEDNFNLSSPNIFYDFDVLYNKSKNILTLKHLLKIQKDFVSVAEFPAFYNDLKKLDSELNYNISYNIGGSSTSTGSALKYLGIFVFICFLIFFTWLAFKLYHYDVTPKIESYYQENKPIGGWLILIGIGLCISPIRVFMDLLNTEVYLNGDWLVYFGGADFSFSIGLLLIIETIFNAAVLVFLPLIILLFIKKRSSFPKVYAIFLIVYFVFIVADSFIATALTGVNSLTSVEENQLIKSFISTGIIIPYLLLSERVKETFIKRYQ, via the coding sequence ATGTTAAAAAGCCTTTTTACGGTTGTTTTCTCCTTCCTTTTTATCTCTTTAAATTTTGCTCAGATTAAAAAAACATCAACACCTAATTGGGTTGAAATACAAACGTATGCAAGCGAGCCAAATATTGATTTAGATGAAGTAACACAAGGAACTTTAATTCTCTTATACGATCAGCAAACACAGGTAGATAGCGAAGAGAATTACTTTAAAGTTGTCACTAAAATTACGGAAAATGTAGGTATACAAGAAGCATCGAGTATTAATATTTCTTTTGACCCAAGTTATCAAAACCTTAGTTTTCATGAAATTGATATTATCAGAAACGGCCAAACTATCAGTAAACTCAACAGTTCAGAGTTTCAAACTATAAGACAAGAGTTAGATGCAGAAAATTATATATATGACGGTAGTTTGTCTGCAGTAACCCATATAAGTGATGTAAGAGTTGGAGATATTATAGCCTATAGTTTTACACGAAAGGGCTACAACCCTATTCATAAAAATTATTTTGCAGAATATTATAATTTAGATAACTCCCATCCGATAGGTAAAATAAACATCAAAATTAACTCTAAAAACAAACTTGAAGTAAAGTCATTTAAAAACCAATTAAAATTTAAAGAAACTTTTAATAATAACAAATACACGTATTCTTTATTAGAAGAAAACATAAGCGCTACACATTTTGAAGACAACACACCTTCTTGGTTTCTAGACGCTAACTTTATAGAAATAGGTAATTACAAATCTTGGGAGAATTTAATTGATTGGGGTGTTCAGCTTTTTAAAGTTAAAGACAACCTATCTACTAGTCTATTAAAAAAAATTAAGGAAATTGATAAAGAAAACAATACTAAAGGTCAAAAAATAGAGGCGACATTAAGGTTTGTGCAAGATGAAGTAAGATATTTAGGGTTAGAAAACGGAATTAGCGCCTATAAGCCTTCGTCTCCCAACAAGGTTTATAACCAACGATTTGGTGACTGTAAAGACAAAAGTCTATTATTAGTAACCATGCTTAATCAAATGAACATTGAAGCGTATCCTGTTTTAGTGAGTACTTATCTAAAGAAAACGGTTACCAACTTATTGCCAAATCCTGCTCATTTTAATCATTGTGTAGTTAAAGTTATCGATGGTAATGAAGGTGAGCGTTGGTATGATCCAACAATCACAAATCAAGGTGGTACTTTTAATAAAGTTGTTTTTCCTGATTATAGATTTGGATTAGTTCTTAAAAAAGGAAATAAAGGTTTTGAAGAAATTTTTCCGTTTGCAGAAAATACCATCGATATAACAGATAATTATATTTTAGAGGAAGTTGGCAAAGGTGCAATCTTAAAAATAACTAGTGTTTACAGTGAAGCAGAAGCAGATAATATTCGTTTTTATTTTAAAAACAATAGTATTATCAACATCCAAAAGGAGTTTGAAAAATTTTACTCAGACTATCATGCGAATATAAAAAGTTTAGGTAAACCCGAATATACAGACAATCTTAAAACAAACACATTTACAATAAATGAAACTTATAAGATTGATAGTATTTGGCAACCATCATACATGGAAAACCAGATTGGTGTGGATTTTACACCTTACACAATAACAAATGTACTATCAATGCCTTCTAAAATTGAAAGAGAAACACCTTTTGAACTTAGCTATCCCATTACAAGAAGCCATACCATTAATGTAGAGTTACCAGAAGAATGGAATGTTGATGAAGATAATTTCAACTTGAGTTCTCCAAATATTTTTTACGATTTTGATGTATTATATAATAAGTCTAAAAACATATTAACTTTAAAACATTTACTTAAAATACAAAAAGACTTTGTAAGTGTAGCCGAATTCCCTGCATTTTATAATGACTTAAAAAAACTAGATAGTGAGTTAAACTATAACATTTCCTATAATATAGGAGGTAGTTCTACCTCAACTGGTTCAGCATTAAAATACTTAGGCATTTTTGTATTTATTTGTTTTTTAATCTTTTTTACTTGGTTAGCTTTTAAACTTTATCACTACGATGTAACACCAAAAATTGAATCTTATTATCAAGAAAATAAACCTATTGGTGGTTGGTTAATTTTAATTGGTATTGGACTTTGTATCTCACCAATAAGAGTTTTTATGGATTTATTAAATACAGAAGTATATTTAAATGGAGATTGGTTAGTCTATTTTGGTGGTGCAGACTTTAGTTTCTCTATAGGGCTATTATTGATTATTGAAACAATATTTAACGCAGCAGTTTTAGTCTTTTTACCACTAATTATTCTTTTATTTATAAAAAAGAGAAGTAGTTTCCCAAAAGTATATGCAATCTTTTTAATCGTTTATTTTGTATTTATAGTAGCAGACTCATTTATAGCAACAGCTTTAACAGGTGTTAATAGTTTAACAAGTGTAGAGGAAAATCAATTGATAAAAAGTTTTATTTCTACAGGAATTATTATTCCTTATTTATTATTATCAGAAAGAGTTAAAGAAACTTTTATAAAAAGATATCAATAA
- a CDS encoding glycine--tRNA ligase — MAKQEDQFKKVLSHAKEYGYVFQSSEIYDGLSAVYDYAQNGVELKKNIRDYWWKAMVQMHDNIVGIDASILMHPTTWKASGHVDAFNDPLIDNKDSKKRYRADVLIEEYCAKIEGKINKEVAKAEKRFGDAFNKEEFLATNGRVVGYQEKINTILARMGSSLEKEDLADVKLLIEELEIADPLTGSRNWTDVKQFNLMFGTKLGASAETAMDLYLRPETAQGIFVNFLNVQKTGRMKIPFGIAQTGKAFRNEIVARQFIFRMREFEQMEMQFFVKPGTQKEWYDQWKETRLKWHLSLGMGAENYRFHDHDKLAHYADAAADIEFNFPFGFKELEGIHSRTDFDLKAHEEFSGKKLQYFDHEENKSYTPYVVETSIGLDRMFLAVFSNSLQEEALENGTTRTVLKLPAVLAPFKAAIFPLVKKDGLPEVAREIMDDLKWDFNVFYDEKDAVGKRYRRQDAAGTPFCITVDHDTLEDKCVTIRHRDTMEQKRVAIADLKEIIKAEVAVKTWLQKM, encoded by the coding sequence ATGGCAAAACAAGAAGATCAATTTAAGAAAGTATTATCGCACGCTAAAGAATATGGTTATGTTTTTCAGTCTTCTGAAATTTATGACGGATTAAGTGCGGTTTACGATTATGCTCAAAACGGAGTTGAGCTAAAGAAAAATATTAGAGATTATTGGTGGAAAGCAATGGTGCAAATGCACGATAACATTGTAGGTATAGATGCTTCTATATTAATGCATCCTACAACTTGGAAAGCTTCTGGACACGTAGATGCTTTTAACGATCCATTAATTGATAACAAAGATTCTAAAAAACGTTACAGAGCTGATGTTTTAATTGAAGAATATTGTGCTAAAATTGAAGGTAAAATAAATAAAGAAGTTGCTAAAGCAGAAAAACGTTTTGGTGATGCTTTTAATAAAGAAGAATTTTTAGCTACCAACGGAAGAGTTGTTGGGTATCAAGAAAAAATAAATACAATTTTAGCTAGAATGGGGTCTTCTCTAGAAAAAGAAGACTTAGCCGATGTAAAGTTGTTAATTGAAGAATTAGAAATTGCAGATCCTTTAACAGGTTCTAGAAATTGGACTGATGTAAAACAGTTTAATTTAATGTTTGGTACCAAATTAGGTGCTTCTGCAGAAACTGCAATGGATTTATATTTGCGTCCGGAAACTGCACAAGGAATTTTTGTAAATTTCTTAAACGTGCAAAAAACGGGTAGAATGAAAATTCCTTTCGGAATTGCACAAACTGGTAAGGCTTTTAGAAATGAAATTGTTGCAAGACAATTTATTTTTAGAATGCGTGAGTTTGAACAAATGGAAATGCAATTTTTTGTAAAACCAGGAACTCAAAAAGAATGGTACGATCAATGGAAAGAAACGCGTTTAAAATGGCATTTATCTTTAGGAATGGGAGCGGAGAACTATCGTTTTCATGACCACGATAAATTAGCTCACTATGCAGATGCTGCAGCAGATATTGAGTTTAACTTCCCATTCGGATTTAAAGAATTAGAAGGTATTCACTCTCGTACAGATTTCGATTTAAAAGCACACGAAGAATTTTCTGGTAAGAAATTACAGTATTTCGATCACGAAGAAAATAAAAGTTACACACCTTATGTTGTAGAAACTTCTATTGGTTTAGATAGAATGTTTTTAGCTGTTTTCTCTAACTCTTTACAAGAGGAAGCGTTAGAAAATGGAACTACAAGAACTGTTTTAAAATTACCTGCAGTTTTAGCGCCTTTTAAAGCAGCTATCTTTCCTTTAGTTAAAAAGGATGGTTTACCAGAAGTAGCGCGTGAAATAATGGACGATTTAAAATGGGATTTCAACGTTTTTTACGATGAAAAAGATGCCGTTGGTAAACGTTATAGAAGACAAGATGCAGCAGGAACACCATTTTGTATTACTGTAGATCATGACACTTTAGAAGATAAATGTGTTACTATAAGACATAGAGACACTATGGAGCAAAAACGTGTTGCAATAGCTGATTTAAAAGAAATTATTAAAGCAGAAGTAGCAGTTAAAACTTGGTTACAGAAAATGTAA
- a CDS encoding cation transporter → MKIQKILFSFALACFLLIGCKNEVKKEKLPVQKENVSLAISGMTCEIGCAKTIQSKLSKKEGVIDAKVVFTDSIANIAFDANTTSKEDLVAFVSGIAGGELYKASIAPKKVAHTCTEDCKETCQNKTTATETEKACCSVNEDGTTFCKEDCKMACCADKIAA, encoded by the coding sequence ATGAAAATTCAAAAAATATTATTTTCTTTCGCACTTGCTTGTTTCCTTTTAATAGGATGTAAAAATGAAGTTAAAAAAGAAAAATTACCTGTACAGAAAGAGAACGTTTCTTTAGCTATTTCTGGTATGACTTGCGAAATTGGTTGTGCAAAAACGATTCAATCTAAATTATCTAAAAAGGAAGGTGTTATAGATGCAAAAGTTGTTTTTACAGACAGCATTGCAAACATTGCGTTTGATGCAAACACAACTTCTAAAGAAGATTTAGTTGCTTTTGTTAGCGGTATTGCTGGCGGAGAACTTTATAAAGCTTCTATTGCTCCTAAAAAAGTAGCACATACTTGTACAGAAGATTGTAAAGAAACTTGCCAGAATAAAACAACTGCTACAGAAACAGAGAAAGCTTGTTGCTCTGTTAATGAAGATGGAACAACATTTTGTAAAGAAGACTGTAAAATGGCTTGTTGTGCAGACAAAATAGCAGCATAA